A genomic window from Punica granatum isolate Tunisia-2019 chromosome 2, ASM765513v2, whole genome shotgun sequence includes:
- the LOC116196604 gene encoding Werner Syndrome-like exonuclease isoform X2, translating into MAGSGRAISIVDHQLPDDDHNRYDVIFFDRQIPTLLTHSPSMVSFWLSQLPPPPRLVGLDVEWRPNFSTYSDHPIATIQLCTAAAAASSATSLIFQILQAPHVPKELADFLDDPANKFVGVGIGEDVEKLLVDYGLRVGNPVDLRSLAGKALKNAGLKTLAKEVLGKEVEKPKRVTRSRWDNPWLTPAQKMRKPKLEEEIVLHQRRHA; encoded by the exons ATGGCCGGCAGCGGCAGGGCAATCTCCATAGTCGACCACCAGCTCCCAGACGACGACCACAACCGCTACGACGTGATTTTCTTCGACCGCCAAATCCCCACCCTGCTGACTCATTCCCCGTCCATGGTCTCCTTCTGGCTCTCCCAGCTCCCACCTCCCCCGCGCCTCGTCGGTCTCGACGTCGAGTGGCGCCCCAACTTCTCGACCTACTCCGACCATCCCATTGCCACCATCCAGCTCTGCActgccgccgccgccgcctcgTCAGCCACAAGCCTCATCTTCCAGATCCTCCAGGCCCCGCACGTCCCCAAGGAGCTGGCCGACTTCCTCGACGATCCGGCCAACAAATTCGTCGGCGTGGGGATCGGGGAGGACGTGGAGAAGCTGCTGGTGGACTACGGGCTCAGGGTGGGGAATCCGGTGGATCTGAGGAGCCTAGCGGGGAAGGCGCTGAAGAACGCCGGGCTGAAGACGCTGGCGAAGGAGGTGCTGGGGAAGGAGGTGGAGAAGCCGAAGAGGGTGACGAGGAGCCGGTGGGACAACCCGTGGCTCACCCCGGCTCAG AAGATGAGGAAACCAAAATTAGAAGAAGAGATTGTGCTTCACCAGAGGAGACATGCTTGA
- the LOC116196604 gene encoding Werner Syndrome-like exonuclease isoform X1 gives MAGSGRAISIVDHQLPDDDHNRYDVIFFDRQIPTLLTHSPSMVSFWLSQLPPPPRLVGLDVEWRPNFSTYSDHPIATIQLCTAAAAASSATSLIFQILQAPHVPKELADFLDDPANKFVGVGIGEDVEKLLVDYGLRVGNPVDLRSLAGKALKNAGLKTLAKEVLGKEVEKPKRVTRSRWDNPWLTPAQVQYACLDAFLSFEIGRSLTASATSSAASASASTAVAAA, from the coding sequence ATGGCCGGCAGCGGCAGGGCAATCTCCATAGTCGACCACCAGCTCCCAGACGACGACCACAACCGCTACGACGTGATTTTCTTCGACCGCCAAATCCCCACCCTGCTGACTCATTCCCCGTCCATGGTCTCCTTCTGGCTCTCCCAGCTCCCACCTCCCCCGCGCCTCGTCGGTCTCGACGTCGAGTGGCGCCCCAACTTCTCGACCTACTCCGACCATCCCATTGCCACCATCCAGCTCTGCActgccgccgccgccgcctcgTCAGCCACAAGCCTCATCTTCCAGATCCTCCAGGCCCCGCACGTCCCCAAGGAGCTGGCCGACTTCCTCGACGATCCGGCCAACAAATTCGTCGGCGTGGGGATCGGGGAGGACGTGGAGAAGCTGCTGGTGGACTACGGGCTCAGGGTGGGGAATCCGGTGGATCTGAGGAGCCTAGCGGGGAAGGCGCTGAAGAACGCCGGGCTGAAGACGCTGGCGAAGGAGGTGCTGGGGAAGGAGGTGGAGAAGCCGAAGAGGGTGACGAGGAGCCGGTGGGACAACCCGTGGCTCACCCCGGCTCAGGTTCAGTACGCTTGTCTCGACGCTTTCCTTTCATTCGAAATAGGCCGTTCCTTGACTGCAAGTGCTACTTCATCAGCAGCATCAGCATCAGCATCAACAGCTGTAGCCGCTGCTTGA
- the LOC116196603 gene encoding phosphatidylinositol 4-kinase gamma 8-like gives MAVALHHHSGFKPPNRSQRCRLQSFTNLDFALADLPRTGSVHHSSSEQALEITNVHRCFSTPCLSLTSKVEDDFDMNPRIEIVGGNRDPRARALVVEVAIAMASGINIVPVSEGLGGAYILQGRNGHNIALAKPIDEEPLAFNNPKGFGALMLGQPGLQRSVRVGETGLRELAACLLDHDGFAGVPPTALAKISHVPFHVNDASGISPVPFKIASLQRFVDHDLDAGELGPSSFSVASVHQVGIFDVRLLNLDRHAGNILVKKYEQGNCSTGSLELIPIDHGLCLPEWLDDPYFEWLHWPQASVPFSDSEFEYISNLDPFKDADLLRAEIPNLRESSIRVLVVCTIFLKQAAAAGLCLADIGEMMTRSFSGKEEKLSFLENFCLQVKKSMESCFILDEENHWTEEEVDDTEMIQFDVEIEDGYDETDLDTKPAKILRFSSLKSMTALLDLSFPPQCDETDQFIPEYDAKTTEEKVGGSDINGTDKFKKGVLPRSMSFQAQKHINDSGGISFGDMSEDEWDLFLESFAKLLPEVIENWTCKGLKQRLGTSCEF, from the coding sequence ATGGCTGTAGCTCTTCATCACCATTCAGGATTCAAACCTCCAAACCGGTCTCAGAGATGCAGACTCCAGTCCTTCACTAACCTCGACTTCGCCCTAGCTGACCTTCCCCGAACCGGTTCAGTCCACCACTCCTCCTCAGAACAAGCCCTCGAGATCACTAACGTCCACAGGTGCTTCTCCACCCCATGCCTTTCCTTGACCTCCAAGGTGGAGGACGACTTCGACATGAACCCGAGGATAGAGATTGTTGGAGGCAACAGGGACCCTAGAGCTCGTGCATTAGTTGTGGAAGTTGCTATAGCTATGGCCTCGGGCATCAATATCGTGCCTGTTTCAGAAGGACTAGGGGGAGCCTACATCTTGCAGGGGCGTAATGGTCACAACATTGCCCTTGCAAAGCCAATAGATGAGGAGCCCTTGGCATTCAACAATCCTAAAGGCTTTGGGGCCCTGATGCTGGGCCAGCCTGGGCTGCAACGGTCTGTTCGGGTTGGCGAAACGGGCCTTAGGGAACTGGCTGCTTGCCTTCTTGACCACGACGGGTTTGCTGGGGTCCCTCCAACTGCTCTTGCCAAAATATCCCATGTCCCATTTCATGTGAATGACGCATCAGGGATATCCCCGGTGCCATTCAAGATTGCTTCGCTGCAGCGCTTTGTGGATCACGATCTTGATGCGGGGGAGCTGGGCCCATCTAGCTTCTCTGTTGCCTCGGTTCATCAGGTTGGGATTTTTGACGTGAGACTACTGAACCTCGATCGTCATGCGGGAAATATACTTGTGAAGAAGTATGAGCAGGGGAATTGCTCCACGGGGTCCCTTGAGCTCATCCCAATCGACCATGGCCTCTGCCTCCCTGAATGGCTTGATGATCCTTACTTTGAGTGGCTCCATTGGCCACAAGCCTCTGTTCCATTCTCAGATTCAGAGTTTGAGTACATATCTAACCTCGACCCTTTTAAGGATGCGGATTTATTGAGAGCTGAGATTCCGAATCTGAGGGAATCCTCTATAAGGGTCCTTGTTGTTTGCACCATTTTCCTGAAACAGGCAGCCGCTGCTGGGCTCTGCCTCGCTGATATTGGTGAGATGATGACTCGTAGTTTTTCGGGCAAGGAGGAAAAACTGAGCTTCTTGGAGAATTTCTGCCTGCAAGTGAAGAAAAGCATGGAAAGTTGTTTCATCTTGGATGAAGAGAACCACTGGACAGAGGAAGAGGTTGATGACACTGAAATGATTCAGTTCGATGTTGAAATTGAAGATGGTTATGACGAAACAGATTTGGACACAAAGCCGGCCAAGATCCTGAGGTTCTCATCGCTGAAGTCCATGACTGCTCTCCTTGATTTGTCTTTCCCTCCGCAATGCGACGAAACCGACCAGTTCATTCCAGAATATGATGCAAAAACCACGGAAGAAAAAGTCGGTGGAAGTGATATCAATGGTACTGATAAATTCAAGAAGGGGGTTCTTCCCAGGAGCATGAGCTTCCAAGCACAGAAGCACATCAACGACAGCGGAGGAATCTCCTTCGGGGACATGAGCGAGGACGAATGGGATCTTTTCTTGGAGAGTTTCGCGAAGCTCTTGCCCGAAGTGATCGAGAACTGGACTTGCAAGGGTTTGAAGCAAAGGCTGGGAACCTCCTGCGAGTTCTGA